A stretch of [Clostridium] scindens DNA encodes these proteins:
- a CDS encoding 4Fe-4S dicluster domain-containing protein: MMRGIDTTVRRLRRRVFEEVARLGFKANADTLNDDMEAIPYKMVNEETQKYRESVYRARAVVRERLRLAMGLSLRPENKPVHLTAGVEASNISDKYYEPPLMQVIPSACEACEERGYEVSNMCKGCLAHPCIEVCPKDAISMVGGKSYIDQDKCIKCGKCKSVCPYDAISKKERPCQKACGVGAIESDSMGRAHINNDKCVSCGMCMVSCPFGAISDKSQIFQLARALTEGDEIVAEIAPAFYGQFGDNITPRNLKAALHELGFCEVYEVALGADIGAIAEAHHYVNKVSTGELPFLLTSCCPSWAMLAKKQFPDLIDQVSQELTPMVATARTIKKEHPNARVVFIGPCAAKKLEAMRRSVRSDVDFVVTFEELQAMFDAKDIDLKEYEAESSFHDATGAGRGYAVAGGVAEAIEKCINEYYPGVDVNIEHAEGLAECKKILALAKAGKMNGCLIEGMGCPGGCVAGAGTNLQVAKAQKKVKEFVAGSSKKIPSKELEEIELK; this comes from the coding sequence ACGACCGTCAGAAGATTAAGAAGAAGAGTATTCGAGGAAGTGGCAAGGCTTGGATTTAAAGCCAACGCTGACACGCTGAATGACGATATGGAAGCCATTCCATATAAGATGGTAAATGAAGAGACCCAGAAATACAGAGAGAGCGTCTACCGTGCCCGCGCGGTCGTGCGCGAGCGTCTCCGGCTTGCCATGGGACTGTCTCTGCGCCCGGAGAATAAGCCGGTGCATCTGACCGCTGGCGTGGAAGCCAGCAATATATCCGACAAATATTACGAGCCCCCGCTTATGCAGGTCATTCCTTCTGCCTGCGAGGCCTGCGAGGAACGAGGGTACGAGGTCAGCAACATGTGCAAGGGCTGCCTCGCCCATCCCTGTATAGAGGTCTGCCCCAAAGACGCGATTTCCATGGTAGGGGGGAAATCCTACATAGATCAGGATAAATGCATCAAGTGCGGAAAATGCAAGTCCGTCTGTCCTTACGATGCCATATCGAAGAAAGAACGTCCCTGTCAGAAGGCCTGCGGCGTAGGAGCCATCGAGTCGGACAGCATGGGACGCGCCCATATCAATAATGACAAATGTGTTTCCTGCGGAATGTGCATGGTCAGCTGTCCGTTTGGAGCCATTTCTGACAAGTCCCAGATATTCCAGCTGGCAAGGGCATTGACGGAAGGGGACGAGATCGTGGCCGAGATCGCGCCTGCGTTCTACGGGCAATTCGGGGACAACATCACGCCAAGGAACTTAAAGGCCGCCCTTCACGAACTGGGCTTCTGCGAAGTGTATGAGGTAGCGCTGGGGGCGGACATCGGAGCGATAGCCGAGGCTCATCATTATGTGAATAAGGTTAGTACCGGAGAACTTCCGTTCCTGCTTACGTCCTGCTGCCCATCCTGGGCAATGCTGGCGAAAAAGCAGTTCCCGGATCTGATCGACCAGGTATCCCAGGAGTTGACGCCGATGGTAGCCACTGCCCGGACCATCAAAAAGGAACACCCGAACGCGCGGGTGGTATTCATCGGGCCATGCGCGGCCAAGAAACTGGAGGCAATGAGAAGAAGCGTCCGAAGCGACGTGGACTTCGTGGTGACCTTCGAAGAACTGCAGGCCATGTTCGATGCCAAGGATATCGACCTTAAAGAATACGAGGCGGAATCCTCCTTCCATGATGCCACCGGGGCAGGAAGAGGATACGCGGTGGCCGGGGGCGTTGCAGAGGCCATTGAAAAATGCATCAACGAATATTATCCGGGTGTGGACGTCAACATCGAGCATGCGGAAGGGCTTGCCGAGTGCAAGAAGATCCTGGCTCTTGCAAAGGCAGGCAAGATGAACGGATGCTTGATCGAAGGCATGGGATGCCCGGGCGGATGTGTCGCGGGAGCCGGAACCAACCTTCAGGTTGCAAAGGCTCAGAAGAAGGTAAAAGAATTCGTGGCCGGCTCATCGAAGAAAATACCGTCCAAAGAATTAGAAGAAATTGAATTAAAGTAA